CTCCCATTAGCAGGAAGTATTAGAGCTAGCTCTCAGAAAACAATGATAATTAGTGTGTTATTTAGAATaagatattattcttttttttttttctttttttgcctagGAAGGCAGAAGCCAGTAAGGTAACTAGAGATATGTGTTATCAAAGTAGAGGAAATTGAGACTGTCACTCTTTACCTAGAGTCCTCTGGGCACAGCCACGCCGAAGAACTCATGgacttcccctccctccttcagcACCAGACGGCAGCATAGGACAGTGAGAGTAAGTCCAAACTCTTGCTCTGCCCCATACTGATTGTGTtttgtacatgtgtgtattttaagtaggctccacacccagtatggagcccaattcGGCCAaagtcacaaccccaagatcaagaactgagctgagatcaacagtcagacccttaaccagccgagctacccaagcaccccagtgATTGTGTGATCTTTGATGAGTTACGTGACTTAGCAGggactttctttctccttcctaaaACAGGGATGATAATGCTTCCTAGCAATAGTGATGACTCAAAGAAATTAGGCTCAgactagtgcctggcacatagcaggcaccCAAAAAATGGAATTAGCCTTGGCATGGTCTTATATTTTATTGGTCTTTATGGCTGCAGCAGCACCTTAATTTACTCAGGGGTGATTCCTTGGTCCCTTTCTTGGGTATGGCTATTAGTTAGGAATCATCAGACGTCTTTCAGATTTAGGGGAGGTCACCTAATCTCTGTGGGCTTCAGAtctctcatctgagaaatggggtaaataaatatattatctgCCTGAATGTGAGGGAGAGGGGGTTGTCTGAACCAGATAATTTCTTGAGCCCCTTCCTACAAACAGAAGTCTAAATAAAAAGCTATctgctagggtgcctgggtagctcagttggttaagccactgcttttagctcaggtcatgatcctggagttccaggatcaagtccggcatcaggctccctgctcagcaggggtctgcttctccctctgacctctcccctctcatgccctctctctctctcaagtaaataaataaaatcttaaaacaaagaaacgaACAAAAAGCTATCTgctgggacaccagggtggctcagtcagttaaacgtctgcatttggctcaggtgatgatcctaggTCCTCGGAttgaatcccgcatcaggctccctgctcatcgaggagcctgcttctatttcttcctgctgctccccctgcttgtgctctctgacaaataaatgaataaaatctttaaaaaaaaatctgtttcatttctgtctACTCGGATTCTCAAGACATTTCCCCATAGAAATTACTGCCTGATATTTTACTACCCAACagaagtttctcttttctcttgacaGATAAATCGGTTTGTGCCAGCTACCCATAAAGTATTACTGCACCCCAGGGTTCtagtttgtttaaaataaattttataacgTAAGGTAAAATATGTGCTTCAcatagaaaactaaaaagaataaagcattagaaacaaaccaaaatccTACCACTAGCTTAGTATTTGGATGTACttccttagtttttctttccaaaatctgGATCATTTTGTATAGAATACAGTTCAGTTAGCATCACATAATGAGCACTCTTCCATGCCAACTAAATATGCTCCAAAACCACGACAAGCTAGCTTTATTATAGCACATTTTATGGGCATAAAATGAACCAATCACTAGTGTTGGAAATTTGgtaatttccacattttttactattataaagtGCTGCTATTTATATTCTTGTAGTATACAGTGCGCCTCGGCGCATCTGATTATCTTCCCATGATACAattccagcagcagcagaagtGACAAAGGGAAAAGGTGAGGGTAAGATCTGTTTGGCTATCTGCCAAAAGAACCTTACCTCTGTCTTCATCGGTGGTGTcgggtatgtatgtatgtatgtacgtatgtatgtatgtatgtatgtattttaaagattttatttatttatttgacagatcacaggtacgcagagaggcaggtggggagggcgggcggggggcggggagggggaagcaggctccccgctgagctgagaacccgatgcggggctcgatcccaggaccctgagatcatgacctgagtggaaggcagaggctttaacccactgagccacccaggtgccctgtgtctGGTATTTATGATGCTAGGTTCAACTTAGATTAAGTACACATTTACTTTCAAATAATTAGGCGTCATATCCCGGTaatgcttcagattcacttcacTTGCAATAGGAATTCCGTGTCCTTGTCTCTTCCGAATCGGTTTTTCCGGGAGGGAGCGTGACAGTACCTTCAGGAGTTGCATTAAAAGGCCGGCCCAGTGCACAGGTAGAAGGGCAGGGCCGGATTCCACCGGCCTCCACCCTCACTGGCACCTCCTAAGAGATACGTGGATGAGGGCGGAGGGGTGCGGAAAGCATTGATAAGTGGCCCGAAGCCCACTCTTCACACAGACCCGGTCCAGCCAAGGGAAGACGACCGGGGAAACAGCGGAAACCCCCGAACCATTTCCAAAACTTAGACGTAAACGACCCCTCCCAACTATCGCCGTACCCACTCTACGAAGTTATGCCTCAGCCTCAAGACCACACCCACTTCCGGTCTCGAAGGCCTCGATACCCCTCCCCCTTCGCCGGATGCCTCACCTCGAGGACCACCTTGCGCATGCGCCCCAGGTCCTGGAGGTATGCGGCCGTGTGGGGATGGTCGCGGTGAATGTGCAAGGCCGCGGTGGCTGCGTGACAGGCCTGCGCTACCAGTGCGCCCGCCGGCCAGGAGAATGGGGCATGCGATAGATCCTTTCGTAACACCAAGTATTGGACTAGGATCTGCGGCTCTGGGCCAGAGGACGCCATCTTCCTGGCCCACCGAAAGGCCGGCCCTACTCCCCGGTGCATGCCGGGATGAGGGAGGGGCCCTGAGGGCAGCCATGTTTTTGTACGGCGGCGGCGCAAAGCACCCTGGGTCCGACTGGTTTGATTTTTTGAAGGAGTGGACGGCGGGAACTCTTCGTCCTCGTCCTGCCTAAGCGAGAGGAGCGGAGGTAAGAGTAAACGTAAGACCTGGTGACGGACGGGACCGTGACTAGGGTGGAAGGCTGAACGGCCTCTTATAACGGCGTGTTCTGGGCCAGGTAGGTGTCCGGAGGCCGACGGTGCGTTCCGGAGTTGTGCGCGTCCTGCCGTGAATAGGTGtgattttcttgccttttttcttttaccagCAAGGAAATCTGGGTGTCTGTTACCGCTTGCCTGCCAGCTTCGCAGGGGGGCCTGTGGAAGTCTGAGGAGATGGAGCGGGCGAATAACAGCAAGTCCAGAGGAGGTATTCACAGGGtcgccttccccccccccccccccactgctgcCAAGACGACCCCTAGGTTAAAGGAGCCCTTTCCTCCTCTGACGGGTGTGACCTGGCCTGTTTGGGAGCATTATGGTGAAAGGAACAGACAGGAGACTGAAAGGGACAGGCAGCTAAGATCATTCATGGCACAAGGAAAATTACTTAAAACATTTCTAGGCTCCTGCCCCTTTCTAAACCGATAGGGTAGCGTTCATAATATGCTCAGTGTTTATATTCCGAGTTACAGTTCTAGCCAGTGAGGTCTCTTTCCAGGACTTTTTGGGGTCATCTATGCATTATGCCTGTGGAAGGGTCCATGCCAGGCAGTGACTTTGGTGTTGGTTAGGCCTAGGTTTGAGTCCCGGCTCTGCCCTTAGAAATACTGTGGCCTTAGGCAAGTTATTTTACCTTTCTctgccttaatttcttcatttggaaagTGGAGGCAAAGAATAGCCTTATGGTGGTGGTTGTAGAGATTAGATAAGGACTTaattctcttcattctcttaatTCTCTTTAATTCTTTACATGGTTTGCAAGTGAAGCCTCTAGCACAAGAGTCTTTAGATGTAGGAAATGTTCAGCAGGTGGTTCGTTGTTAGACTTGATTGGCATTTTGAAACTGTGACCTTTCCTGTATTGGTCTTTAAGCTCTTGGGAACTGAGATTTGCCTCTGAATTTCTAACCAACCATgaacttgttttcctttctaatacCCAGTAGTACTGGTAGGCAGTTCACTCTAGTGTGTGTCTTTATAGTCCTGTGTGAATAATACTTTTTGGAGCTTTAAAGTACTTAATTTAAGTTTCTCTGGATGTCTAAATCCAAAGAGTTATGCATTAGCGCTTTGGGAAAACATGCAtaaaaggcaatttaaaaaatcattctacattttaaaaaaaggttctgAGAAAGTCTGAATTTGGTGACCTCGTTTTCCCCTGGGTCCTTATTATCATGGGTAACTGAGATGAGTTATATTCAGAAAATGCTCTCTTTGGACAGTGTCCTGATCAGGGACTGCTTGTACATTAGTGCTGAGCTATGAGGTGGCTTGTCATTGATTTCTCTTGTCACCTTCTCTGGTTTTATAAATTGTGGCTAATGTCCAACATTTTAGCTGACCCAAATTCTGAAAAGAGTCACCCTTTGTTCCCCCTGAAATGTTTCCTGTTGCCAGAGTTGGAAATCCCTGGCTTCTTGTgaaattgccttttttctttcctcaggtGTTTTAGCTCACTTGGAAAGACTGGAGATTCAAGTGAATAGATCCCGTAAAAACTCAGATCTGCAGAGAGCACAGGCCGTCGAAGGTACTCTTAGGACCAAGATTCATAAACTGAGATGTCTGCGAGATGAGCTGAGAGCTGAAGCAAAGCAGCGTCAAGCCAGAGTGAGTGCAAGGGTAACGTTAGCAGGTTTTCCGAGAGTGTAAAGAGCAGGAATGATCTGGGAATTAGCAGATTTGTATCCTGGGTTTCACCTGTGATCTTCCTGGATTGATTTCAGCCCTTGACAGAAAACATTGCAGGGGGAACAAAGGGTGACTCTTTTCAGAATTTGGGTCAGCTAAAATGTTGGACATTAGCCACAATTTATAAATCTCAAGTGATCAGTGCTGTAGAGTCAGCTAATATCAGTATGAACCAGTAATTGTCAGACACCACTGACAGGCCAGGCAAGTTCTTCGAATCATTTCTTAGCCCGCACTCAGACGCAAGAGTCTTAACTTCAGTCTCAGCCTGACTTGAGTCATTGGCGCTTTTGTCATTAGCGCCATCTTTCCCTTACCCACACTTGAAACGACACAGTGAACCTCAGTTCTTCCCTCCTTTCAGTTTTCTCTCAAGCCCAGAGTCAGCATGACCTGTCAGATTTTCCTTTAGATTGTCTTTGTACTTCAAGTATTATCCACATGTTGTAAAATGTTTACTAGGTGATTTGGGTGCCAGGATTATTGCAGTAGTCTGCtagttatttctctttctgtacctCTGCTTCTCTAATAACTCCTGCACAGGCAAGAAAATGCTTCATAAAACACCACATCATTGGACTTTATATAAATGTGAATAGTATAAACTCTTtcttgtctgactttttttttttcctgaatgttctGTGAGATTGATCCAAACTGCTGCATCTAGCggtcattcttttttgttgctgtatagtaattccattttatgaatagtCCACAACTTATTTACTAAATTGTATTGTCGGTGACATTTGGGTTATTTGGGTTGTTTCACTTTGGGGCTGTGAAACAttcttgtttctgtcttttgatgGAAAAATAGATACTTTTCTATTGGGTATATACCTTGTAGAGTTGCTAGGTCACAGGGTATATACCTTGTAGAGTTGCTAGACCTTTAGTAAATACTGCCGAACAGTTTCTGAAGTGATTataccaattttcattcccaGCAGCAGGGTATGAGATTTCCATTGTTGTGCATCTTTACCAGAACTTGATATTGTCAGTTTAAAAAATCCGTCTCTCTGGTGGGAGTGTCCTAGAATCTCTATCGCCTGATAACTAATGCTGTTAAGGGCTTGTATTGGAAACTTGAAAGTCTTCTGTTGTGAAATGTGCTTTTCAAGGCTTGCACAGAAATGTTATTGTATTGTCTATCTCTTACTGCATTGTAGAATCTTTACTTATTTTGAATATGAATTCTTTGGGATATTTATTACGAATTTTCTCTTGgcctgtggcttgccttttcactctctaATGGTGTCTTGTGATGAAAAGAGTCTTTATTTTAGTGAAGTTTGATTTAGGAATCTAACTTTAGacttactgcttttgttttcttttaataaatctttGCCTGACTTAAGATGATGAAGCTGTTCTGTGGTACTTTCTGAAAGCTCTATTATACTTTGTACTTTAAGAATTACAGTtcatctggaattgatttttgtgtatggtatgcaATAGAGGTCAtacttttttt
The window above is part of the Lutra lutra chromosome 9, mLutLut1.2, whole genome shotgun sequence genome. Proteins encoded here:
- the PTRHD1 gene encoding putative peptidyl-tRNA hydrolase PTRHD1, whose amino-acid sequence is MHRGVGPAFRWARKMASSGPEPQILVQYLVLRKDLSHAPFSWPAGALVAQACHAATAALHIHRDHPHTAAYLQDLGRMRKVVLEAADESALKELAETLQQKNVDHMLWLEQPENIATCIALRPYPKEEVNQYLKKYRLFK